A stretch of Bradyrhizobium diazoefficiens DNA encodes these proteins:
- a CDS encoding LysE family translocator: MSWSFLLTSLIVVVSPGTGVLYTLAAALTRGSRASVAAAFGCTLGIVPHMIAAMLGLAAVLHTSALAFAALKWCGVVYLLYMSWQALRETGTLAVDGEIKERSSGRVIVTGVLINILNPKLSIFFLAFLPQFVAADEAHALARMLELSGAFMAMTFAVFVVYGLCAASVRERVISRPAVMGWLRRSFAAGFALLGAKLAFAER, translated from the coding sequence ATGTCCTGGTCTTTCCTGCTCACCTCGCTGATCGTCGTCGTGTCCCCCGGGACCGGCGTGCTTTACACGCTGGCTGCGGCGCTCACGCGCGGCTCCCGCGCCAGTGTGGCCGCCGCCTTCGGCTGTACGCTCGGGATCGTGCCACACATGATTGCGGCGATGCTGGGCCTCGCGGCTGTGCTCCACACCAGCGCGCTGGCCTTTGCGGCGCTGAAATGGTGCGGCGTCGTCTATCTGCTCTACATGTCCTGGCAGGCGCTGCGAGAGACGGGGACCCTTGCCGTCGACGGCGAGATCAAGGAGCGCTCGAGCGGCCGGGTCATCGTCACCGGCGTCCTGATCAACATCCTCAACCCAAAGCTCTCGATCTTCTTCCTCGCCTTCCTGCCGCAGTTCGTCGCGGCGGACGAAGCCCATGCGCTGGCGCGGATGCTGGAATTGAGCGGCGCCTTCATGGCGATGACCTTTGCCGTGTTCGTCGTCTATGGTCTCTGCGCGGCCTCGGTGCGCGAGCGCGTCATCTCCCGTCCGGCCGTGATGGGCTGGCTGCGCCGCTCCTTTGCCGCCGGCTTTGCTCTGTTAGGTGCCAAGTTGGCGTTTGCCGAACGTTAG
- a CDS encoding response regulator yields the protein MGQLEPFTAIALVVEDDAMQREMLCLLLEESGYQVIQCESAEAAELVLEKNAGALCLMLTDVQLAGRMNGVELAHVARDRNPKLDVVVTSGRPLMQPLPDGAKFWAKPWAPLDVLREAEIAQLN from the coding sequence ATGGGACAATTAGAACCATTTACGGCAATAGCACTCGTCGTTGAAGATGACGCCATGCAGCGGGAGATGCTTTGTCTCCTGCTTGAAGAGAGCGGCTATCAGGTCATTCAGTGCGAAAGCGCGGAAGCCGCCGAGCTTGTGCTGGAGAAGAATGCCGGCGCACTTTGCCTGATGCTGACCGATGTGCAGCTTGCGGGCCGCATGAACGGCGTCGAGCTCGCGCACGTCGCCAGGGACCGCAATCCGAAGCTCGACGTCGTCGTCACCTCGGGCCGCCCCCTGATGCAGCCCTTGCCCGATGGCGCGAAATTCTGGGCCAAGCCGTGGGCGCCGCTCGACGTCCTGCGCGAGGCCGAGATCGCGCAGCTGAACTAA
- a CDS encoding lytic murein transglycosylase, which translates to MVGRGFAIAFILSLAGGSAEAARCGGDFNSFVAGMAAEAQAAGVSAGVTSAAFSGITQDGAVLAFDRRQRYTFNKTFEQYVSTRVGPGRINGGRALLQRHAALLSRIEQQFGVPRQILVAIWGLESDFGKGDMGKLPVIRTLATLAHDCRRTELFQGELLAALKIVQRGDLPLRDLIGAYAGEIGQTQFLPSSYIKYGVDFDGDGHVDLRHSAADVLASTANLLHTNGFKMGQPYGEGTPNFDAMREWNRAVIYRKTIGYFADRLARQ; encoded by the coding sequence ATGGTCGGACGAGGCTTCGCCATCGCCTTCATCCTCTCGCTCGCCGGCGGGTCGGCTGAGGCCGCGCGTTGCGGCGGCGACTTCAACAGCTTCGTCGCCGGCATGGCGGCGGAAGCGCAAGCCGCAGGCGTCTCGGCGGGCGTGACCAGTGCGGCGTTCAGCGGCATCACCCAGGACGGCGCCGTGCTCGCCTTCGACCGGCGCCAGCGCTACACCTTCAACAAGACTTTTGAGCAGTATGTCTCGACCCGCGTTGGCCCCGGCCGCATCAATGGCGGGCGTGCGTTGCTCCAGCGTCATGCCGCGCTGCTGTCGCGCATCGAACAGCAGTTCGGCGTGCCCCGGCAGATCCTGGTCGCGATCTGGGGGCTGGAGAGCGATTTCGGCAAGGGCGACATGGGCAAGCTGCCGGTGATCCGCACGCTTGCGACGCTTGCGCATGATTGCCGCCGCACCGAGCTGTTCCAGGGCGAGCTGCTCGCTGCCCTCAAGATCGTGCAGCGCGGCGACCTGCCGCTGCGCGACCTCATCGGCGCCTATGCCGGCGAGATCGGCCAGACCCAGTTCCTGCCGTCGTCCTACATCAAATACGGTGTCGATTTCGACGGCGACGGCCACGTCGACCTCCGCCACAGCGCCGCCGACGTGCTCGCCTCGACCGCAAACCTGCTGCACACCAACGGCTTCAAGATGGGCCAGCCCTACGGTGAGGGCACACCCAATTTCGATGCGATGCGCGAGTGGAACAGGGCGGTAATCTACCGCAAGACGATCGGGTACTTTGCGGACCGGCTGGCGAGGCAGTGA
- a CDS encoding SDR family oxidoreductase, protein MTAIRGAAAITGAASGIGRALAIELASRGCDLALADRDEAGLKSLAAEIGQGSDKARKVSVHRVDVSEPAEIAQFAREAIAAHPALGILVNNAGVALLGQFEEIDQAQMDWLFDINFWGVVHGTRAFLPHLKTRSEAHIVNVSSIFGIIAPPGQSAYAAAKFAVRGFSESVRHELAIAGSPVRLSVVHPGGVATAIARSSRTGTGVTDNARRAQMIDRFETAARTTPKDAALRIIKGIERNEPRILIGNDARFMDVLQRFRPGTYWAPLQRKLEKMAKGK, encoded by the coding sequence ATGACGGCGATTCGCGGCGCTGCCGCCATTACGGGAGCGGCGAGCGGCATTGGCCGCGCGCTCGCCATCGAACTCGCAAGCCGCGGCTGCGACCTCGCGCTGGCCGACCGCGACGAGGCCGGGCTGAAGAGCCTCGCTGCCGAGATCGGCCAAGGAAGCGACAAAGCGCGCAAGGTCAGCGTGCATCGCGTCGATGTCAGCGAGCCTGCCGAGATCGCGCAATTCGCGCGCGAAGCGATCGCGGCGCATCCCGCGCTCGGCATCCTCGTCAACAATGCCGGCGTGGCGCTGCTCGGGCAATTCGAGGAGATCGACCAGGCGCAGATGGACTGGCTGTTCGACATCAATTTCTGGGGTGTGGTGCACGGCACCCGCGCCTTCCTGCCGCACCTGAAGACAAGGTCTGAGGCGCATATCGTCAACGTCTCGTCGATCTTCGGCATCATCGCGCCGCCCGGACAGTCGGCCTATGCGGCGGCCAAATTCGCGGTGCGCGGCTTCTCCGAGAGCGTGCGCCATGAGCTCGCGATCGCCGGCAGCCCCGTCAGACTGTCGGTGGTGCATCCCGGCGGCGTCGCCACGGCGATCGCGCGCAGCTCCCGCACCGGCACCGGCGTCACCGACAATGCGCGCCGCGCGCAGATGATCGACCGGTTCGAGACCGCGGCGCGGACCACGCCGAAGGACGCCGCGCTGCGCATCATCAAGGGTATCGAGCGAAACGAGCCGCGCATCCTGATCGGCAACGACGCCCGCTTCATGGACGTCTTGCAGCGCTTCCGCCCCGGGACGTACTGGGCGCCGTTGCAGCGGAAGCTGGAGAAGATGGCGAAGGGGAAGTGA
- a CDS encoding peptidoglycan recognition family protein, which yields MMSRLFAAVFAAFALIAPAAAMDAELAKLARSTGTPDIPGLKIVWLAPWGDVRDAHPWRNIIVHQTEGPAGSARGGAQEQSRNPTRRGVMVWVETDGTVYWSVADNLVPTHTDGANRNDNKYIDNTATFHQVVRDNSIGVEFAGNYPDVTIGPTTAQVAAWKVLVQVLRARYGIPLDHVYAHNWIDYKDARYCEGCWLATLARIWGE from the coding sequence ATGATGTCTCGCCTGTTCGCGGCCGTTTTCGCCGCATTCGCCCTGATCGCGCCCGCCGCCGCAATGGATGCCGAGCTTGCAAAGCTCGCGCGCAGCACCGGCACGCCCGACATTCCCGGCCTGAAAATCGTCTGGCTCGCGCCATGGGGCGATGTCCGTGACGCCCATCCCTGGCGCAACATCATCGTGCACCAGACCGAAGGGCCGGCGGGCTCGGCGCGTGGCGGCGCGCAAGAGCAGTCCAGGAATCCCACCCGGCGCGGCGTGATGGTCTGGGTCGAGACTGACGGCACCGTTTACTGGTCGGTCGCGGACAATCTGGTGCCGACCCATACCGACGGCGCCAACCGCAACGACAACAAGTACATCGACAACACGGCCACCTTTCATCAGGTGGTGCGCGACAATTCGATCGGCGTCGAGTTCGCCGGCAATTATCCCGACGTCACGATCGGCCCGACCACAGCGCAGGTCGCGGCCTGGAAGGTCCTGGTCCAGGTCCTGCGCGCGCGTTACGGCATTCCGCTCGATCACGTCTATGCCCACAACTGGATCGACTACAAGGATGCCCGCTATTGCGAAGGCTGCTGGCTCGCAACGCTGGCAAGGATTTGGGGGGAGTAG
- a CDS encoding GGDEF domain-containing protein, with the protein MLNVPTLWIVFVVNFSALGLIWAYVTRSYPKFEAARYWMASAFVGAAGAMTALVRMFVTSPAPLLFGAAGIIAASCLAAMGIQRFYGRPVSWRAMITTSVFSLGGTLFFLVVFDHMQLRMLSYTLGQSVPLLLALRLLMSPQGGRVSPGAWLASIVIITIIAIFVARAIGNLLGGDFSAVAGSQSHAVMVLGLLFLSMTLNFGFLLMAMDRLRNEVADLALLDDLTGVANRRHLLQRLSEECARSERSGEPFSLLVIDLDGFKAINDTHGHAAGDACLKHFTLMAQTRLRPGDMLARTGGDEFCVVLPSSSMREGALIARRVLEVCRQDAAGCSGNDIPISISIGVAEWDHGIGQFPDRLIAHADHALYAAKKNGKNDFAIYDPAPSLSPGALGSNEAARKFA; encoded by the coding sequence ATGCTGAACGTGCCGACGCTTTGGATAGTCTTCGTCGTCAACTTCTCGGCGCTCGGCCTGATTTGGGCCTATGTGACGCGCTCCTATCCGAAATTCGAGGCAGCGCGATACTGGATGGCATCGGCGTTCGTCGGCGCGGCCGGCGCGATGACCGCTCTGGTCCGCATGTTCGTCACGTCTCCTGCGCCGCTTCTGTTCGGGGCCGCCGGCATCATCGCGGCGAGCTGCCTCGCCGCCATGGGCATCCAGCGCTTCTATGGTCGGCCGGTGTCCTGGCGCGCCATGATTACGACGAGCGTCTTCAGCCTCGGCGGCACGCTGTTCTTCCTGGTCGTCTTCGACCACATGCAGCTCCGCATGCTCAGCTATACGCTTGGTCAGTCCGTTCCGCTGCTGCTGGCGTTGCGCCTTCTGATGTCGCCGCAGGGAGGGCGCGTCAGTCCCGGCGCCTGGCTCGCCAGCATCGTCATCATCACCATCATCGCGATCTTCGTGGCCCGCGCGATCGGCAATCTGCTCGGCGGCGATTTCTCGGCGGTGGCCGGCAGCCAGAGCCATGCCGTCATGGTGCTCGGGCTGCTGTTCCTGTCGATGACTCTCAATTTCGGCTTCCTGCTGATGGCGATGGATCGGCTGCGCAACGAGGTCGCCGATCTCGCGCTGCTCGACGATCTCACGGGTGTCGCCAACCGCCGCCATCTGCTGCAGCGGCTGTCCGAGGAATGCGCCCGTTCGGAGCGCAGCGGCGAGCCATTCTCGCTGCTGGTGATCGATCTCGACGGCTTCAAGGCCATCAATGATACTCATGGCCATGCCGCGGGCGATGCCTGCCTCAAGCACTTCACCCTAATGGCGCAGACGCGGCTCAGGCCGGGCGACATGCTCGCCCGCACCGGCGGCGACGAGTTCTGCGTGGTGCTGCCGTCCTCCTCCATGCGCGAAGGAGCGCTGATCGCCCGTCGCGTGCTCGAGGTCTGTCGTCAAGATGCCGCCGGCTGCTCTGGTAACGACATCCCGATCTCGATCTCGATCGGGGTTGCGGAATGGGACCACGGCATCGGCCAATTCCCGGACCGGTTGATCGCCCACGCCGACCATGCCCTCTACGCCGCCAAGAAGAACGGCAAGAATGATTTTGCGATCTATGATCCGGCCCCATCGCTGTCGCCCGGGGCGCTCGGTTCGAACGAGGCCGCGCGCAAATTCGCGTAG